cgagaaatcgatttttccgccaaaaccggaaaatagagttttcctgccaaaatcgagaaattgagttttccgctaaaaccgtaaaatcaggATTTCCCGCcgaaaccgagaaatcgagtgTTCTCGCCAAAACAGAGAAATCggatttttccgccaaaaccgggaaatctagttttcccgccaaaatcggaaaattgagttttccactaaaaccgtaaaatcgccaaaaccgtaaaatcggtTTTTCCCCCAAAACcgggaaatcgagttttcccgccaaaatcggaaaatcgagttttccgctAAAGCCGTAAAATcaccaaaaccgtaaaatcaagttttcttgccaaaactgagaaatcgggttttcccgccaaaaccggaaaatcgggttttcccgccaaaaccggaaaatcgggttttcccaccaaaaccgtaaaatcgggttatcccgccaaaactataaaatcggggtttcccgccaaaaccgaaaaatcgggttatcccgccaaaaccgtaaaatcgggttttcccgccaaaaccgtaaaatcaggttttcccgccaaaaccataaaatcgggttttccagccaaaaccgcaaaatcgattttcccgtcaaaactgcaaaatcgagttttcctacCAAAGCCGCAAAATCgggatttcccgccaaaatcgtaaaatcgatttttttccgttaaaaccgcaaaatcaagttttcttgccaaaaccaaaattgttgtatttatggattaattttaattttatgaactagtatatataattataggcttataaattataggcttataaattaaaatctaaagttttcttatatggTCTGTTATGGACTCTATGGCAGCCCATAAAAATATGGGTTTTAGTGGATATGGTTCTTAATGGACATGGTTCTAATGGACATAGTCACTCTTTGTCCACAAACAATAAATGGACAAATGGATACGGGCTAATGGACATGGACTCGCCCAGTTTACACCTATAGATGAATACCCCATTTGATGCCTCACAGACAAACATGCAGAATCTTGCTTTATTAACAAATGTGATGGTAAGCTACATATATTACTACCAAGTGCGAAAGTTTTTGCAGCTTATGGTTGTAGATCATAGCTTTTAAGATAATACCCTTTTTATATTTGAGAGATTGTATTAATATGGATTGCTGTTTAAATAATCTATAAGGTAGTTTTGTATGATGCCTAATGatatacttataattttttcGTTGGTTTCAGCAAGGGTATACAAACTCTATTCCAAACACTCTATTGGCACAAACAGCACAAAGTGCGAGGGAGCTTGAGCTTCAGTACGCAACTTTCCCAGGGGCACAGTCTATGCCATCAAGAAGCAACGATTCCTCACTAGGTGGCCAAACCATTTCTATGCCAGAGGTGATCTCCTTACCTCTCACGTCTGCAAAACGCTTCTTTTAATCAACTAGCATATCTTTGTCTTTCATGTTTCATTGTATTAGTATAAGAACAAGGAATGGTTAGTCCATCAAACTGTTTAGGAAATTGTTTGATTTACAGTGTTTTAGTTACATTTTCTTTACACGCAGCCAAGCCAGCAGAACTTACCTGGTGCCAACGTTGTTGCTACTGGACCAGCTCTTACTCAACAGCTACCAATGCATCCATACTCTCAGCATACTGTGCCTCTAACTCACTTTGCCAACATGATGAGTTATCCTTTGATGCCTCCATACATGCCATCGGCTTTCCACCAAGCATTTGCTGGTAATAATAGCCCATACCACCCTTCACTGGCCGCTTTGCTTCCACAGTACAAAAACAATGTCTCAGCCAGTAGTTTGCCTCAGTCAGCAACTTCTGACCCTATCTCCTCAGCGTATGGGTTTGGAAATTCAAGCAATCTTGGAGCCGGAAACTTCCCTCttaaccaacaacaacaacaacaacaacagggAGCTCCTTCTGGGGCAACACTTAGTTATGAAGACATCATGAGTCTACAATACAAACAGAATCTCTCGTCActtcagcaacaacaacaacagcaggTATGTTTCTCATTTTGACACTTGAATGTTTAGATCTTTGTTTTGACCTAATTGTTTGATCTCAGAATGATAACTCGCCTCTATGGGTTCATGGACCTGGTTCTCAAACAATGTCTGGTGTCCAGAACAATGCGTACTACAACCTTCAAGCACAACAGCAAGCTCAGCAACAAACGCAGCAGCAATATGGATCGCTTGGCTACACAGACTACTATCAGTCACAAACCGGAATGTCAATGGAGCACCAACAGCAAAACCCAAGGGAGGGTGGATCGAAAGGTCAGCCTTCAAAGCAAACTCAGCAGTAGCATCTCTGGCAAAACTCTTACTAGGCGGTTTCAGTCCGCTCAGGCTTCATAGGTTTTATGTACTTGTCACGTAACCGTGGCTATAAAGCTGAATAGCTGATAGCCGGTTATATAACTTGTCGATTATTTGAGTTGTTGGGGTAGGGAGAGGGTGAAGAGGAAAAATGATGGATCCTCACCATGTCTCTGTGAGTGTATTTGTCATCTTCTGTTAAATTTTGGAACAAGCAAACTCAAATTTGGATAAATGGAACTataaaagcaaagaaaaaaaagcaaagaGAAAAGCAAAGGCTAATGTTTGTTATAGGCTTATAGCTTTGTCTCTGTGTCCCAACTTGTATAGTGTCTTCGGTTTTTGTTCAACAGTTTTCATCTTTTATGCTTTTGAATTCTCACGGGCTTTTCTTATATGGGGTCAACGTATGCTTGGGAAACTCTTTGTAACGCATCTTATTCGTCGGCTACTCATAAATTATCTCCTCAGCGTATGGGTTTGGAAATTCAAGCAATCTTGGAGCCGGAAACTTCCCTCttaaccaacaacaacaacaacaacaacagggAGCTCCTTCTGGGGCAACACTTAGTTATGAAGACATCATGAGTCTACAATACAAACATAATCTCTTGTCActtcagcaacaacaacaacaacagcaggTATGTTTCTCATTTTGACACTTGAATGTTTAGATCTTTCGTTTTGACCTAATTGTTTGATCTCAGAATGATAATTCGCCTCTATGGGTTCATGGACCTGGTTCTCAAACAATGTCTGGTGTCCAGAGCAATGCTTACTACAACCTTCAAGCACAACAGCAAGCTCAGCAGCTCCGACAAACTCAGCAACAAGCGCAACAGCAATATGGATCGCTTGGCTACCCAAACTACTATCAGTCACAAACCGGAATGTCAATGGAGCACCAACAGCAAAACCCAAGGGAAGGTCAGCCTTCAAAGCAAGCTCAGCAGCAGCACCTTTGGCAAAACACTTAATAGGCGGTTTCATTCCCCTCAGGCCTATAGAAGTTTTGTGTACTTGTCACGTAGCCGTGGCTTTAAAGCTGAGAGCTAGTTATATAGGTTATCGGTTATTTGAGTTGTTGGGTAGGGAGGGTGGAGAAAAAAAAGGACGGATCTTCACCATGTCACTGTGAGTGTAATTGTCATCTCCTGTTAAGCTTTGGAACAAGCAAACTCAAATTTTGATCAATGCAACTAAAAAAACCAAAGGAAAAAAGCAAAGGCTCATGTCTGTTATAGGCTTATAGCTTTCTCTCTCTGTGTTCCAACTTGTATAGGATCTTCGGCTTTTGTTCACCAGTTTCATCTTTTATGCTTTTGAATTCTCACTGGCTTTTCTTTTATGGGGTCAGAGTAATGCTTAGGAAACTCATTGTCACGCTTCTATTCCTCGGCTACTCATCAATTATCATTAGCATTAACCAGCAGAGTGCTTCATATCTATACTTAAGATCTTTCACGAATTAACTAGTCTTaacttttgaaataaaatataacctCATGACATCATTGAAGACATCTTCATGATTTTCCACATTGTGGCAAAGAGAGATATATTGCTTTTAATTCAAAATGTAAAGCTGTTTATTCGATCATGTGTGAAACTCCTAGAAACATACATTGGAAAAGCGTCTACCAGGTTAAAGTAacagaaaaacataaatttatattaaaaagagaaaCTACAAGTGAACGTTTTgtttaacaacaaaaaaagtcTACCCAAATGGCCTGTTCGAACCCTTTGAGGTTGGCACAGAAGCTAAGAGTAAAGTGCCTACTCTGTTTTTAAAACTCTGCCTTTGACTAAGCAAAGTTTTATACCTTTAGGCTAACTTAGAACCCGAAGAAGCCGAGTTCGCTTGCTTTTTCCTTCTCAAAGGTCTCGAAGTACTGATAGATGATTGTGACGGCCAAGAGAATTCCAGTCCCCGACCCAATGGCTCCCATGAAATCAGCCAGAACGGTCAGTGCACCGATACACACTCCTCCGAAAGCTGCTGCTGTTGGGATATACCTGTTCAGCTCCTTCTGTAAGTTCGACTCTCTGTGTCCTGGCATCACCATTTGTTGTTCCTGACATCACACATGGAATGTTCCAATATCAACACCCAAACACACCATGTATGATATGAACTCGGGTTATGAGTTGGGAGATGTTATGATTTTATTACCTTGAGCTGCTTAGCTACGTCCCTTGCAGAAGATCCGGAGACCTCAATCCATGTCTTTGAGAAAAGAGCACAAGCAGTGAGCATGAAGACAATGTAGAACAGAGCATGGAACGGGTGAGCTGCCATGTCCGAGAAACTGTAACCATATAGTGACATATATTCATCAAACCGGTTGGTGGATATAACAATTTTGATGgattaaaacatatattgaagATACTTTGCATTACCTTGCTGGAGCTGTGATGAGGTAAGCCAGACCACTAACTGGAATAGATTGCCCACTGTACTCAGATTCTTTCCATTGTCCCAAAAGGTTTACAAAGAAGTTTCCACTGAACTTCCTGTAGAGAAGCTGTAGACCACAAAGAGATTCAACGTTAGCATTATGTTATTGTGGAGAAGATTCACTGTACGTACAGTTAATTGGAAGGAAATGTATGTACCTGGGAGATGAAGTAAAGATTTGAGACGAGAGCAGATTGGAGAATGATGGGCATGTTAGAGGTGTAGAACAGCTTGATTGGGTAAGAACCCTGTTGCCCACGGGCATTCTTTGATCTCACAGGCAAGACCACACGGAACCCTTGGAAGTAGATAACAATAAGGAAGATCAAGACTGTGGCGAGCAAGTTGGTAACATTTGGAAGGTTTTGCCGGTAGAATGCTTGGCGGAGAGCTGCAACCTTGTTGGACTTGGTTATCAGCATATGGAACAATGCAATAACAGCACCTTCAAACTCCGCTCCACGACCAGTGTTGATGGTCGTTGGGCTAAACGCCTTCCAGATAATGCTCTCACTGCGTGTCATCAATTTCAAATATCTAAGAATCCCATTTACCAGAAATAATGATTTAAAAGGAAAGGAAGAGCTAGTCCTACCAGATGTTGGTGGCAATGAAAAGGGAGATTCCAGAGCCGAGACCGTATCCCTTCTGAAGAAGCTCGTCAAGGCAGATAACAATGATTCCGGCGAAGAAAAGCTGGAGGATGATGAGAATGGCATTACCAACACCAAGCTGTCCAACGGGTCCATACATTCCAGAAAGAACATATGCAACAGCCTCACCGATGGCAATCAGAATACCTAGAAGCTTCTGAGCACCATTCCTACAAAGTTAAGTCCAAACACAGAATAAGAACTCACTCGACCACAGCTTAACAGCTTTTCCCAGCCAGGACACAGCTCAATCAAGTCCATATTTAATTGCTACGGAAAAGACATGATCAAATCAACCAGGACACAGAAACAGTTCAACTGAAGATGTAATGCACTCTGCAAATCGTAAAAATGAAACAACAACATTACTTACAAGAGGGCACGGTCCTCACGGACATTGTTGTCAACCTCAATAATCTTCGAACCCGCCAAGAGCTGCATCACGAGACCAGAGGTAACAATGGGAGTAATCCCAAGCTCCATGACAGTCCCACGGTTGGAAGCAAGAATAACACGCATCCAATAGAAAGGATCGGCGCCGGTGGTGGAGTGAATACCATAGAGAGGGAGCTGGCTGCAGACAAGAAAGATGAAGAGAGAGATGACAGTGTAGATAACCTTCTCTCTGAAAGGCACCTTCCTGTCAGCGCTCTGCACCTCAGGCAGAAAGGCCAAGAACGGCCTCACCAAATGCAAAACTCTAAAACCTCCTCCCATTGTACTACCAAatcaaacctgttatctgtaTCAAATCAGAAAATTACAAATCCGAGTCAGCTTTCTAAAAACACCAGATCTATCGATCCAAAGCTGTAAGCTTTACATTGCGAAATTAACGAATCACAGAATTAGAATCAATGAATCTGAACAAAGATGCAAACTTCATTTGATCTAGAGCTAGCGAAAGTTATCTCAAGCAGTTGATCTAGACACCGATCTATCGATCTATACGTCAATTGGATAAACAGATCTACGAAACCCTAAGATCAACAATCAACACAGATCTGATCAATGCCCTCACCCAATTTTAGAAAATGTTGAGGAGAAACAATCATAGATTCGAAATGTTAATAAGGAATGtaaagagaaggagaaagaCCGATCACCTACGAAACCGACGGCTCTGATCAATTTGTTCTTAGCCCTACACACggcagagaaagagagaaagagcgTTTAGGTGTTGATGATGGTTGGTCAACGAAGACGAAGGTCATCCTCTTATagttcatttcattttttttttttagtttatggaTTAATGCTAAATTGTGGCGTTGTGAGAGAAATATGCTCGACACGATAGTTTAACAAATCATTGTTCGCCACGTCAGCTTTAGTTTTTTAGATCCATATTGGGCCGAGTTTTGTTAGATGGGCCTTTTAGAATAAacaagttattattaattttttttgttttcttttttcatctTCTCAACTATACAAGTCAACGATTAGGTGTTATGTTGGTGGATATATTTTGCTTGGTTTGAAATGTAAACTCTTGTTTACTTAAAAAGACCCCCCAAAATATCAGATGCTAGATCAATAGACGAGTCATTAAGTTTTCAAGTTATACGATGAAGTTTTGGTCTTTGAGGAGTATCGTTATGAGAGAAATTAAAACAGTACCTTGAATGTGTGTGTAGGCAGAGGGATGGGGGCTATTAGTTACAGTTTATGCCTTTTTACTCTACGCCTCTCAACAAGAAGACCCTTCTTGTTTCTCGATTCTACACTTCATTTTCATCTTTACTTGTTTAATCATCGATAATAGGGAATAGTTGGAAACAAAGTttaataagtatataaatacaGAGAGCAACTAATCATCAAAACCAGATATATCCTCTATGGATTTGATGTAAAAGCTTGAGAAAATGGAGTCAGTCTCATCTCAGGCATGAGGTAGCTTGGCTAATAAATCCAGGTTAAGAATCTTGACGTCGAGAGTGTCATCTAGCTTGACTATACCGTCAGATCCGTCGAGACCAATGAGCTTAGCTAATGAACCACGATGCTTGCCTCCTACAATCTTCACTCGTTCGTTCTTCCTCGGACAAACTAACCTCACTTCGCTCTGTATCGCCACAACAGTTTCGCCTTCACCTCTGTCTCCAAGAGCGACTACACAGGACCCATCCTCCTGATGACCAAAAACATTATCACAAGAGTCCCTTATAAAACAGCACCAGTAAAACGTTTCTCCAATAAATAATTTCTTTAATTGTATATAGATGACATACCGAAAAAACATCTCGGATGACTCCCACATTGCTATCCTCTCCGGCCTTGTGTACATTGACCAAAATACCAGGCATCAAACAAGTTTCTGTGTCCCCACCTAGTtgagttaaagaaaaatatgagaATCCAAAAtctcttcttattatatatctCTGATGATATGAGATTCAAAACACCAACGGTATAAATAGA
This genomic stretch from Raphanus sativus cultivar WK10039 chromosome 3, ASM80110v3, whole genome shotgun sequence harbors:
- the LOC108845373 gene encoding transcription factor RBF1-like, whose amino-acid sequence is MSLQYKHNLLSLQQQQQQQQNDNSPLWVHGPGSQTMSGVQSNAYYNLQAQQQAQQLRQTQQQAQQQYGSLGYPNYYQSQTGMSMEHQQQNPREGQPSKQAQQQHLWQNT
- the LOC108847860 gene encoding uncharacterized protein LOC108847860, whose protein sequence is MGGGFRVLHLVRPFLAFLPEVQSADRKVPFREKVIYTVISLFIFLVCSQLPLYGIHSTTGADPFYWMRVILASNRGTVMELGITPIVTSGLVMQLLAGSKIIEVDNNVREDRALLNGAQKLLGILIAIGEAVAYVLSGMYGPVGQLGVGNAILIILQLFFAGIIVICLDELLQKGYGLGSGISLFIATNICESIIWKAFSPTTINTGRGAEFEGAVIALFHMLITKSNKVAALRQAFYRQNLPNVTNLLATVLIFLIVIYFQGFRVVLPVRSKNARGQQGSYPIKLFYTSNMPIILQSALVSNLYFISQLLYRKFSGNFFVNLLGQWKESEYSGQSIPVSGLAYLITAPASFSDMAAHPFHALFYIVFMLTACALFSKTWIEVSGSSARDVAKQLKEQQMVMPGHRESNLQKELNRYIPTAAAFGGVCIGALTVLADFMGAIGSGTGILLAVTIIYQYFETFEKEKASELGFFGF